One segment of Streptomyces bathyalis DNA contains the following:
- a CDS encoding carbohydrate ABC transporter permease, translating into MTNTTESTTTTTTTPPGGSGHRTARPAGPAKPPPGLRAWVTRAPLMPALIFLIIVTQLPMVATLVISVFDWNALYPEARSFAGLANYGEVLGDPELRKSVFTTILLTVTVVLVSLVLGMLLALLLDRRFRGRAAVRTMLIAPFLLVPVAAALLWKHVLYNPEYGLFNGVLHWILGDGAAQPDWVAEMPLGAVEASLVWQWTPFMMLILLAGLQSRPTEAVEAARIDGAGAWQVFRYITLPHLRRYLELGALLGTVYIVQNFDAVFTITSGGLGTANLPYSIYQTFYQGHEYGTASAAGVLVVIGSIIIATLALRVVSSLFREEATS; encoded by the coding sequence GTGACGAACACGACCGAGTCGACGACCACCACTACGACCACACCGCCCGGCGGGTCCGGGCACCGCACCGCACGGCCCGCGGGCCCGGCGAAACCGCCGCCGGGGCTGCGCGCCTGGGTCACCCGCGCGCCGCTGATGCCCGCGCTGATCTTCCTGATCATCGTCACGCAGCTGCCGATGGTGGCCACGCTGGTGATCTCCGTCTTCGACTGGAACGCGCTGTATCCGGAGGCCCGTTCGTTCGCCGGGCTTGCCAACTACGGTGAGGTGCTGGGCGATCCGGAGCTGCGCAAGTCGGTCTTCACCACGATCCTCCTCACGGTCACCGTCGTGCTCGTCAGCCTCGTGCTGGGGATGCTCCTGGCCCTGCTGCTCGACCGCCGCTTCAGGGGCCGCGCGGCCGTCCGGACGATGCTGATCGCGCCGTTCCTGCTGGTACCCGTGGCCGCGGCACTGCTATGGAAGCACGTGCTCTACAACCCCGAGTACGGGCTCTTCAACGGCGTTCTGCACTGGATCCTCGGTGACGGCGCGGCCCAGCCGGACTGGGTCGCCGAGATGCCGCTCGGCGCGGTCGAGGCGTCGCTGGTGTGGCAGTGGACGCCCTTCATGATGCTGATCCTGCTCGCCGGGCTGCAGAGCCGGCCGACGGAGGCCGTCGAGGCCGCACGCATCGACGGCGCCGGCGCATGGCAGGTCTTCCGCTACATCACGCTGCCGCATCTGCGCCGCTATCTCGAACTGGGCGCGCTGCTCGGCACGGTCTACATCGTGCAGAACTTCGACGCCGTCTTCACCATCACCTCGGGCGGCCTCGGCACCGCGAACCTGCCGTACTCGATCTACCAGACCTTCTACCAGGGCCACGAGTACGGCACCGCATCCGCCGCCGGCGTGCTCGTCGTGATCGGCTCCATCATCATCGCCACCCTCGCGCTGCGGGTGGTCTCGTCCCTCTTCCGTGAGGAGGCCACATCATGA
- a CDS encoding ABC transporter substrate-binding protein, whose amino-acid sequence MRIRSRHRTRAVIGVATANVLLAACAGAGSLATGGDTINVLMVNNPQMVELQKLTAKHFTKKTGIKVNFTTLPENDVRDKIGQDFANQAGQYDVATISNYEAPIYAKNEWLKPLDGYLKKDPGFDQKDILPPIRESLKGEDGKTYAEPFYGESSFLMYRKDVFEKKGLKMPDKPTWPQVAELAAKADGAQKGMSGICLRGLPGWGELIAPLTTVVNTFGGTWFDKDYKAKLTDPAFVKATKFYIDLVRKHGESGATQSGFAECLNNMTQGKSAMWYDATSGAGSLEAAKSPVKGKIGYAPAPTVKTKSSGWLYSWAWGLQKSSRNQDKAWKFISWASSKEYERLVGKEFGWANVPAGKRTSTYGIPEYKKTAGAFGETTRKAITEADPRDPGVQQRPTIGIQFVDIPEFSDLGTKVSQELSAAIAGRQSVETALKKSQQLAEEISEEYEGRGQ is encoded by the coding sequence ATGCGCATCCGCAGCCGCCACAGGACACGCGCAGTCATAGGCGTCGCCACGGCCAACGTGCTGCTGGCCGCCTGCGCCGGCGCCGGGAGTCTCGCCACCGGCGGCGACACCATCAACGTCCTGATGGTCAACAACCCGCAGATGGTCGAGCTTCAGAAGCTCACCGCCAAGCACTTCACCAAGAAGACCGGCATCAAGGTCAACTTCACGACGCTGCCGGAGAACGACGTCCGGGACAAGATCGGGCAGGACTTCGCCAACCAGGCCGGCCAGTACGACGTCGCCACGATCAGCAACTACGAGGCGCCGATCTACGCCAAGAACGAGTGGCTCAAGCCCCTGGACGGCTATCTGAAGAAGGACCCGGGCTTCGACCAGAAGGACATCCTTCCTCCGATCCGCGAGTCCCTGAAGGGCGAGGACGGCAAGACCTACGCCGAGCCCTTCTACGGCGAATCCTCCTTCTTGATGTACCGCAAGGACGTCTTCGAGAAGAAGGGCCTGAAGATGCCCGACAAGCCGACCTGGCCGCAGGTCGCCGAGCTCGCCGCCAAGGCCGACGGCGCACAGAAGGGCATGAGCGGCATCTGCCTGCGCGGGCTGCCCGGCTGGGGCGAGCTGATCGCTCCCCTGACCACGGTCGTCAACACCTTCGGCGGCACCTGGTTCGACAAGGACTACAAGGCGAAGCTGACCGACCCCGCCTTCGTCAAGGCCACCAAGTTCTACATCGACCTGGTGCGCAAGCACGGCGAGTCAGGCGCCACCCAGTCCGGCTTCGCCGAGTGCCTCAACAACATGACGCAGGGCAAGTCCGCGATGTGGTACGACGCCACGTCGGGCGCAGGCTCGCTCGAAGCCGCCAAGTCCCCCGTGAAGGGCAAGATCGGCTACGCGCCGGCGCCGACCGTGAAGACCAAGTCCTCGGGCTGGCTCTACAGCTGGGCGTGGGGCCTGCAGAAGTCCTCCCGCAACCAGGACAAGGCGTGGAAGTTCATCTCCTGGGCCTCCAGCAAGGAGTACGAACGGCTGGTCGGCAAGGAGTTCGGGTGGGCCAACGTCCCCGCGGGCAAACGCACTTCCACCTACGGCATACCCGAGTACAAGAAGACCGCCGGCGCCTTCGGCGAGACCACGCGCAAGGCCATCACCGAAGCCGACCCGCGTGACCCGGGCGTACAGCAACGCCCCACCATCGGCATCCAGTTCGTGGACATTCCCGAGTTCTCCGACCTGGGTACCAAGGTCTCCCAGGAACTCAGCGCGGCCATCGCCGGACGCCAGTCCGTGGAGACGGCCCTGAAGAAGTCGCAGCAGCTGGCCGAAGAGATCTCCGAGGAGTACGAGGGGCGAGGGCAGTGA
- a CDS encoding DeoR/GlpR family DNA-binding transcription regulator codes for MSAEERQREIVGAARRSGSVDVAELAAELGVAKETVRRDLRVLESHGLLRRTHGGAYPVESAGFETTLAFRTTMHVPEKRRIAAAAVEHLGDAETVFIDEGFTPQLIAEALPRDRPLTVVTASLAAAGALATAEEITVLLLGGRVRGGTLATVDHWTTKMLAGFVIDLAFIGANGISREHGLTTPDPAVSEVKAQALRASRRRVFAGMHTKFGAVSFCRFAEVGDFQTIITSTGLPASEAHRYSLRGPQVIRA; via the coding sequence ATGAGCGCGGAGGAACGTCAGCGGGAGATCGTCGGGGCCGCCCGGCGAAGTGGCTCCGTCGACGTCGCCGAGCTCGCCGCCGAACTGGGCGTCGCGAAGGAGACGGTCCGCCGGGACCTGCGCGTACTGGAGTCCCACGGGCTGCTGCGCCGCACGCACGGAGGCGCGTACCCGGTCGAGAGCGCGGGCTTCGAGACCACGCTCGCCTTCCGCACCACCATGCACGTACCGGAGAAGCGCCGCATCGCCGCCGCCGCGGTCGAACACCTCGGTGACGCGGAGACGGTCTTCATCGACGAGGGCTTCACGCCGCAGCTCATCGCCGAGGCTCTGCCACGTGACCGGCCGCTGACCGTCGTGACCGCCTCCCTCGCCGCGGCGGGCGCGCTCGCGACGGCCGAGGAGATCACGGTGCTGCTCCTCGGCGGACGGGTGCGGGGCGGCACGCTGGCCACCGTCGACCACTGGACGACGAAGATGCTCGCCGGCTTCGTCATCGATCTGGCCTTCATCGGAGCCAACGGCATCTCCCGCGAACACGGCCTCACCACGCCGGACCCGGCCGTGAGCGAGGTCAAGGCGCAGGCTCTGCGCGCCTCACGGCGCCGCGTCTTCGCCGGCATGCACACGAAGTTCGGCGCGGTCAGCTTCTGCCGCTTCGCGGAGGTCGGCGACTTCCAGACGATCATCACCTCCACAGGGCTGCCCGCCTCCGAGGCCCACCGGTACTCGCTGCGCGGACCTCAAGTGATCAGGGCCTGA
- a CDS encoding DUF5107 domain-containing protein, whose product MPTTLRRTTLTLPVAPVGPENPLPPLAPLDEMHTIDEHERAALPPDMARQVGYAPLRSVLPTRILDGYTRERASASLDALVLENDRLRVTVLPGLGGRVHSLHHKPTGRELLYTNPVLQPADFALNGAWFSGGIEWNIGATGHTTLSVAPVHAARVPAPNWGPHPPAAGGDMLRLWEWERLRDTPFQVDLWLPEGSDFLYVGARIRNPHDHTVPVYWWSNIAVPEDERTRVLVPADETWYFAYERRLRRIPVPEWDGVDRSYALRSEFPADYFYEIPREERKWIASLDEQGTGLVQTSTDLLRGRKLFVWGHGPGGRRWQQWLTEPGTGGYAEIQAGLARTQLEHIPLEAGREFAWLEAYGPLAVDPATLHGDDWAAARRHTAARLEETLPRADVDAAFAAWLPHADTEPETEGDGRWLATGSGWGALEVARGGHKLTGTPFPRETMGEQQRPWIELLTKGRFLDDAAGAQPALTASDPGPSLVSDAWRNQLECAPSGPVTDYHLGVAQWHAGDRAQAVRSWERSAAAAPTPWSLRCLGHADAYDTAGGVHPERAADRYLAALDLATAAPAPTLAAFVREAVPVLLAAGRASAAADALELLPPGFRLRGRFQLLHAQVLLANGEKEAARAVFDEGFDVDDLREGDEVLGETWAALTTEPLPARYDFRMRPA is encoded by the coding sequence GTGCCGACGACGCTGCGCCGCACCACTCTGACCCTGCCCGTCGCACCCGTCGGCCCGGAGAATCCGCTGCCCCCGCTCGCGCCCCTCGACGAGATGCACACCATCGACGAGCACGAACGGGCCGCACTGCCGCCTGACATGGCGCGTCAGGTCGGCTACGCACCGCTGCGGTCCGTGCTGCCCACCCGCATCCTCGACGGCTACACGCGCGAGCGCGCATCCGCCTCCCTGGACGCTCTGGTCCTGGAGAACGACCGGCTGCGGGTGACCGTGCTCCCGGGACTCGGCGGCCGCGTCCACTCCCTGCACCACAAACCCACAGGACGCGAGCTGCTCTACACCAACCCCGTTCTGCAGCCCGCGGACTTCGCCCTGAACGGTGCCTGGTTCTCGGGCGGCATCGAGTGGAACATCGGCGCGACCGGCCACACCACGCTCTCCGTCGCGCCCGTCCACGCCGCCCGCGTGCCCGCCCCCAACTGGGGGCCCCACCCACCCGCAGCTGGGGGAGACATGCTGCGGCTGTGGGAGTGGGAGCGCCTGCGCGACACTCCGTTCCAGGTGGACCTGTGGCTCCCGGAGGGATCCGACTTCCTCTACGTCGGCGCCCGCATCCGCAATCCCCACGACCACACCGTGCCCGTCTACTGGTGGTCCAACATCGCGGTGCCGGAGGACGAGCGCACCCGCGTCCTCGTTCCGGCGGACGAGACCTGGTACTTCGCCTACGAGCGCCGCCTGCGCCGCATCCCCGTGCCGGAGTGGGACGGTGTCGACCGCTCGTACGCCTTGCGGAGCGAGTTCCCGGCCGACTACTTCTACGAGATCCCCCGCGAGGAGCGGAAGTGGATCGCCTCCCTGGACGAGCAGGGCACAGGCCTTGTCCAGACCTCGACGGACCTGCTGCGGGGCCGGAAACTGTTCGTGTGGGGCCACGGGCCCGGAGGGCGGCGCTGGCAGCAGTGGCTCACCGAGCCCGGTACCGGCGGCTACGCCGAGATCCAGGCGGGCCTCGCCCGCACCCAGCTCGAACACATTCCGCTGGAGGCGGGGCGGGAGTTCGCATGGCTGGAGGCGTACGGGCCGCTCGCCGTCGATCCGGCCACCCTCCACGGCGACGACTGGGCCGCCGCACGCAGACACACCGCCGCCCGTCTGGAGGAGACCCTGCCCCGTGCCGACGTGGACGCGGCCTTCGCCGCCTGGCTTCCGCATGCCGACACCGAGCCGGAAACCGAAGGGGACGGCAGGTGGCTCGCCACCGGCTCCGGCTGGGGAGCGCTCGAAGTCGCACGCGGCGGCCACAAGTTGACCGGCACGCCGTTCCCCCGCGAGACGATGGGCGAGCAGCAGCGGCCCTGGATCGAACTGCTGACGAAGGGGCGGTTCCTCGACGACGCCGCCGGCGCTCAGCCCGCTCTGACCGCCTCCGATCCCGGTCCTTCACTTGTCTCCGACGCCTGGCGCAACCAGCTGGAGTGCGCGCCCTCGGGACCGGTGACCGACTACCACCTGGGCGTCGCGCAGTGGCACGCGGGCGACCGGGCGCAGGCCGTGCGCAGTTGGGAGCGCTCTGCCGCGGCGGCGCCCACGCCCTGGTCCCTGCGCTGCCTCGGCCACGCCGACGCCTACGACACCGCCGGAGGCGTGCATCCCGAGCGCGCCGCCGACCGGTATCTGGCCGCGCTGGACCTGGCGACGGCCGCCCCCGCGCCGACCCTCGCCGCGTTCGTGCGCGAGGCGGTGCCCGTTCTCCTCGCGGCGGGCCGCGCATCCGCCGCCGCCGATGCCCTGGAACTGCTGCCGCCGGGGTTCCGGCTCCGCGGCCGCTTCCAGCTCCTGCACGCCCAGGTGCTGCTGGCGAACGGCGAGAAGGAGGCGGCGCGGGCGGTCTTCGACGAGGGATTCGACGTCGACGATCTGCGCGAGGGCGACGAGGTGCTCGGCGAGACCTGGGCCGCCCTCACCACGGAGCCGCTGCCCGCTCGGTACGACTTCCGGATGCGCCCGGCCTGA
- a CDS encoding 4'-phosphopantetheinyl transferase family protein, with amino-acid sequence MTAGPAPSPAPAAPETVILRVSGNAARATRELEWLSQDERSRAAAFRRQEDRDRYHVAHTALRRELARRTNTAPSELPLVRADCPVCGGPHGRPGLAGDPLHFSLSHAGDLVLLAFAAAPVGVDVESLPGPGVVEEVSRTLHPREQDELGALPPQQRPAAFARCWTRKEAYVKGTGSGLGEEPSVTYVGTSQRPASPPGWTIGDLDVATGYAAAWALRRS; translated from the coding sequence ATGACCGCCGGCCCCGCCCCTTCCCCAGCTCCCGCGGCCCCGGAGACGGTGATCCTTCGCGTGTCCGGGAACGCCGCCCGCGCCACCCGCGAACTGGAGTGGCTCTCCCAGGACGAGCGGTCACGGGCCGCGGCGTTCAGACGTCAGGAGGACCGGGACCGCTACCACGTCGCGCACACGGCGCTGCGCCGTGAACTCGCCCGCCGTACGAACACCGCGCCGTCCGAGCTCCCCCTCGTCCGCGCCGACTGCCCGGTGTGCGGCGGCCCGCACGGCAGGCCCGGCCTCGCGGGCGACCCCTTGCACTTCTCGCTCTCGCACGCGGGAGATCTGGTGCTCCTCGCGTTCGCCGCCGCACCCGTCGGCGTCGACGTCGAGTCGCTGCCGGGCCCGGGAGTCGTCGAAGAGGTCTCCAGGACCCTCCACCCCCGGGAACAGGACGAGCTCGGCGCCCTGCCGCCACAGCAGCGGCCCGCGGCGTTCGCCCGATGCTGGACGCGCAAGGAGGCCTACGTGAAGGGGACCGGGAGCGGACTCGGGGAGGAACCGTCGGTCACGTACGTCGGCACCTCACAGCGGCCCGCCTCACCGCCGGGCTGGACCATCGGCGACCTCGACGTGGCCACCGGCTACGCCGCCGCGTGGGCGCTTCGGCGCAGCTGA
- a CDS encoding aminoglycoside phosphotransferase family protein, whose product MTDASLFPPSLPVMNDMRRTASGRRWLTQLPALVEEFRDRWELRLGVPYHGGSCSWVAPARRADGTAAVLKVTWPHAEARPEGEVLKLWAGRGSVLVFEHDPERYALLLERCEPGRELRTATELPAEERLLLGAGVLRRLWDAGPRTGVEDTGTGADTGTGGDSRVPFVEPLSAVASGWADHAEERVERYDWPAGVDTGLFLLGARLLRELPRAGGRKTVVHGDFNPGNLLTAEREPWLAIDTKPMYGDPAFDPWPLIQQTDDPFGHPDPRRVLARRTALVADATGTDVARLRAWAVARLVDFLLYHLDGHGDLSDTVRMSEQVRVLAELTEL is encoded by the coding sequence GTGACGGACGCCTCGCTCTTCCCGCCCTCGCTGCCGGTCATGAACGACATGCGGCGCACCGCGAGCGGACGCCGGTGGCTGACGCAACTGCCCGCCCTTGTCGAGGAGTTCCGCGACCGCTGGGAGCTGCGGCTCGGCGTCCCGTACCACGGCGGCAGCTGCTCCTGGGTGGCTCCGGCGCGGCGGGCGGACGGAACCGCCGCCGTGCTGAAGGTGACGTGGCCGCATGCGGAGGCACGGCCCGAGGGCGAGGTGCTGAAGCTGTGGGCGGGCCGCGGTTCGGTACTCGTGTTCGAGCACGACCCGGAGCGGTACGCCCTGCTGCTGGAACGCTGCGAGCCGGGCAGGGAGCTGCGCACCGCGACGGAGCTGCCTGCGGAGGAACGGCTGCTGCTGGGCGCCGGGGTGCTGCGGCGGCTGTGGGACGCGGGCCCGCGGACGGGCGTCGAGGACACGGGTACAGGCGCTGACACGGGCACGGGCGGCGACAGCCGAGTGCCGTTCGTGGAGCCGCTGTCGGCGGTGGCGTCCGGCTGGGCCGATCACGCGGAGGAACGCGTCGAGCGGTACGACTGGCCCGCCGGGGTCGATACCGGTCTCTTCCTGCTCGGCGCCCGGCTGCTTCGCGAACTCCCGCGCGCCGGCGGACGGAAGACCGTCGTTCACGGTGACTTCAACCCGGGCAACCTCCTGACCGCCGAGCGCGAGCCGTGGCTGGCGATCGACACCAAGCCGATGTACGGGGACCCCGCCTTCGACCCGTGGCCGCTGATCCAGCAGACCGACGACCCCTTCGGGCATCCCGATCCGCGGCGGGTGCTCGCCCGGCGTACGGCGCTCGTGGCCGACGCGACCGGTACGGACGTGGCACGACTGCGCGCCTGGGCAGTGGCACGCCTCGTCGACTTCCTGCTGTACCACCTCGACGGCCACGGCGATCTGTCGGACACCGTGCGGATGTCGGAGCAGGTACGGGTACTGGCGGAGCTCACCGAGCTCTGA
- a CDS encoding TetR/AcrR family transcriptional regulator, with amino-acid sequence METRERIVRSAARLFITRSYQSVGISDLCATADVRKGSFYHFFASKADLAKTVVDLHAAELERSLGEVDEDDPAARLLAVADAVTLVQRTFEEQFGRIVGCPFGNLAAELSTTDEELRAHVAAVLTRWEAHLAAACRHAAAHGVLREGVEPDLLAHLTLAQIQGLILLAKVSGAPASQITTGLRAFLDLNLREPAENRPRTDPGHQAGSRQGK; translated from the coding sequence ATGGAGACACGTGAGCGGATCGTCCGTTCTGCGGCCAGGCTGTTCATCACCCGTAGCTACCAGTCCGTGGGAATCAGCGATCTGTGCGCGACGGCCGACGTGCGGAAGGGCAGCTTCTATCACTTCTTCGCCTCGAAGGCCGACCTGGCGAAGACCGTCGTCGACCTGCACGCGGCGGAGTTGGAACGAAGCCTTGGCGAGGTCGATGAGGACGACCCGGCAGCCCGGCTGCTGGCAGTCGCCGATGCGGTGACCTTGGTTCAGAGGACCTTTGAGGAACAGTTCGGCCGGATAGTGGGTTGCCCGTTCGGCAACCTCGCCGCCGAACTGTCCACCACGGATGAAGAACTCCGCGCACATGTCGCGGCGGTGCTGACGCGCTGGGAGGCGCACTTGGCCGCTGCCTGCCGGCACGCCGCCGCACACGGCGTCCTACGGGAAGGCGTCGAGCCGGACCTGCTGGCGCACCTGACGCTCGCCCAGATCCAGGGCCTGATCCTGCTGGCGAAGGTCTCCGGGGCCCCTGCTTCCCAGATCACGACGGGGCTGCGCGCGTTCCTCGACCTCAACCTCCGGGAGCCGGCCGAGAACCGGCCCCGAACTGATCCGGGCCACCAGGCAGGCAGCCGACAGGGGAAGTGA
- a CDS encoding haloalkane dehalogenase yields the protein MQILRTPAERFADLPDFPYEPRYANVSDDEGGELRMAWVEDGPADASPVLMLHGEPSWSFLYRRMMPTLAATGHRVICPDLVGFGRSDKPTGVFDHTYARHVEWVRALVFDHLDLTSVTLVGQDWGGLIGLRLAAEHPERFARLVVANTGLPTGDIPMPDIWWKFREAIQGQPTLDIGRFVQSGCQRPMSDAVRAAYDAPFPDDSYCAGPRAMPGLVPTSPDDPATAANRAAWAALRDSPTPMLVAFSDGDPITEGMAPIFRREMRGAQGHDHPVIRGAGHFLQEDAGEELAQHIAEFLEQHTGS from the coding sequence ATGCAGATCCTGCGCACTCCCGCTGAACGATTCGCCGATCTCCCCGACTTCCCCTATGAGCCCCGGTACGCCAACGTGTCCGACGACGAAGGCGGCGAACTGCGGATGGCGTGGGTGGAAGACGGGCCCGCCGACGCCAGTCCCGTACTGATGCTGCACGGTGAGCCGTCATGGTCGTTTCTGTACCGGCGGATGATGCCGACGCTGGCTGCGACCGGCCACCGCGTCATCTGCCCGGACCTTGTGGGTTTCGGCCGCTCCGACAAGCCGACCGGGGTCTTCGACCACACCTACGCTCGCCACGTCGAATGGGTACGCGCCCTGGTGTTCGATCACCTTGACCTCACCAGCGTGACACTGGTCGGACAGGACTGGGGCGGCCTGATCGGGTTGCGCCTGGCCGCCGAGCACCCGGAGCGCTTCGCGCGTCTGGTGGTGGCCAACACCGGCCTGCCCACGGGCGACATCCCGATGCCCGACATCTGGTGGAAATTCCGCGAAGCCATCCAGGGCCAGCCCACCCTCGACATCGGCCGGTTCGTGCAGTCCGGATGTCAGCGCCCGATGAGCGACGCGGTACGCGCCGCCTACGACGCGCCGTTCCCCGACGATTCCTACTGCGCCGGTCCCCGGGCGATGCCCGGCCTGGTGCCCACGTCACCGGACGACCCCGCCACTGCAGCCAACCGGGCCGCCTGGGCTGCCTTGCGCGACAGCCCCACTCCGATGCTGGTGGCTTTCAGCGACGGCGACCCGATCACCGAAGGCATGGCCCCGATCTTCCGGCGCGAGATGCGAGGCGCACAGGGACACGATCATCCGGTCATTCGCGGTGCCGGGCACTTCCTCCAAGAGGACGCGGGTGAGGAACTGGCCCAGCACATAGCTGAGTTCCTCGAACAACACACGGGTTCATGA
- a CDS encoding DinB family protein encodes MTAIEPSIPPLPPGEPDPSVADPHALLRGYLDFYRDTLLRKIDGLSEADLRRSHVPSGWSPLELVRHLTYVERRWLAWGFEAERVPDPWGDRGGDDRWRVPDGAVTADIVDAFRAQCDRSREIVREARLDAHARLGGRFPTEDEAPSLAWILFHLLQEYARHVGQLDVARELADGATGE; translated from the coding sequence GTGACCGCCATCGAACCCTCGATCCCGCCGCTGCCGCCGGGCGAGCCCGATCCGTCCGTCGCCGATCCGCACGCGCTGCTGCGCGGCTACCTCGACTTCTACCGCGACACCCTGCTACGGAAGATCGACGGGCTGTCGGAGGCCGACCTGCGGAGGAGCCATGTGCCCTCGGGCTGGTCGCCGCTGGAGCTGGTGCGGCATCTGACCTACGTCGAACGCCGTTGGCTGGCATGGGGGTTCGAGGCCGAGCGGGTCCCGGACCCGTGGGGCGACAGGGGCGGCGACGACAGATGGCGCGTCCCGGACGGAGCCGTGACGGCCGACATCGTCGACGCGTTCCGCGCGCAGTGCGACCGCTCCCGCGAGATCGTCCGCGAGGCCCGCCTGGACGCCCACGCCCGGCTCGGCGGACGCTTCCCCACCGAGGACGAGGCTCCGTCGCTGGCCTGGATCCTCTTCCACCTGCTGCAGGAGTACGCCCGGCACGTGGGCCAGCTCGACGTGGCGAGGGAACTGGCGGACGGAGCGACCGGGGAGTGA
- a CDS encoding S66 peptidase family protein, with product MSRSTTAALTRLPRLRPGDRVGIVAPSGPVPEERLKAGVAILREWGLEPHVGPHVLDPHPALGHLASTDEHRVRDLQEAWCDPTLAAVISARGGYGTQRVLDLLDWDRLREAAPKLFVGYSDLTVLHEAVSQRLGLATLHGPMPTTAAFLEDEATREHLRRSLFEPETVLTIGPTAESRTLVPGRAHGMTLGGNLSLLASERGTSHARPSAAGGILLLEDIDQPPYSIDRLLTQLLRSGWFDGVAGIALGSWTACGDPEEVGAVLRDRLEPLGVPVVEELGFGHGPSTPTLPLGVPAVLDADARTLTYDEPGLL from the coding sequence ATGAGCCGCAGCACGACCGCAGCGCTGACCAGGTTGCCCCGGCTTCGTCCGGGCGACCGTGTCGGAATCGTCGCCCCCAGCGGACCGGTGCCCGAGGAACGGCTGAAGGCGGGCGTGGCGATTCTGCGCGAGTGGGGCCTGGAGCCTCACGTGGGCCCGCACGTCCTCGATCCTCACCCGGCCCTCGGACACCTCGCCAGCACCGACGAACACCGGGTCCGCGACCTCCAGGAAGCGTGGTGCGACCCGACGTTGGCGGCCGTCATCTCGGCGCGGGGAGGCTACGGCACTCAGCGCGTCCTCGACCTGCTCGACTGGGACAGGCTGCGCGAGGCCGCCCCGAAACTCTTCGTCGGCTACAGCGACCTCACCGTCCTGCACGAGGCCGTCTCTCAGCGCCTCGGCCTCGCCACCCTGCACGGGCCGATGCCGACGACTGCCGCGTTCCTCGAGGACGAGGCGACGCGTGAGCACCTGCGGCGGTCGCTCTTCGAGCCCGAGACCGTCCTGACCATCGGGCCCACGGCCGAAAGCAGGACGCTCGTGCCTGGTCGCGCCCACGGCATGACCCTCGGCGGGAACCTCTCCCTCCTCGCCTCCGAGCGAGGCACTTCGCACGCCCGCCCCTCCGCCGCCGGGGGCATCCTGCTGCTGGAGGACATAGACCAGCCGCCCTACAGCATCGACAGGTTGCTGACGCAACTGCTGCGCTCGGGCTGGTTCGACGGCGTCGCCGGCATCGCGCTGGGTTCCTGGACGGCGTGCGGCGACCCGGAGGAGGTCGGCGCGGTGCTGCGTGACCGGCTGGAACCGCTCGGCGTTCCCGTCGTCGAGGAGCTCGGCTTCGGCCACGGCCCGTCGACACCCACACTTCCGCTCGGTGTCCCTGCCGTACTCGACGCCGACGCCCGCACTCTCACCTACGACGAACCGGGACTTCTGTGA